Genomic segment of uncultured Fibrobacter sp.:
TTTGGTGAGCGGCGATTCGGACCTATTGGTGTTGGAGAAAATCAAAGAAATCCCGATTATCACGGTGAATCAATTTTTTGACGCTCACCCGGAATTTGACATCGCTGAAGGTTAGTTGTCGTTTTTTAGTTTTGCCTTCGCTCATAAAGAGCCCCTATAAGACCTGCTTTCTGAATATACCTTTATTTATGCGGGTTCGCAAGCGGTTTGACGCTGAAAAACGCTGTTTCTTGTTGTGAAAAAATCAATGGTATTGGATTGTTGGATGGTTGACGAATGGCTTAAGGGTGTATAAATTTAGGGTATGGTGTATGGGTAAAGCGAGGATATGATGAATTTCGGGATTGGCAAGGCTTCTGTCGTAACGACTGCGGCAATGCTTACTTTGGCTTATTCGGCCTTTGCGGCCGATTGGTACGCGAAGGAGACCCGCTGGGCGGGGCACGACCCGGACATCATCCGTTACGAGGACGGCTATGCGCTCGCGACGACGGACAACCACATGCTCATGCAGTTTTCCGAGGATGCGCTGAACTGGAAGAACGGCGAGCAGGCGATGCCGAAGTTCTCGCAGTGGCTTTACAAGTATGCGCCGAACATGATTGACATCTGGGCGCCGGATATCCATTACATTGGCGGCGAGTACCGCATGTACTATTGCGGTTCCGAGATGGGCATCCGCTCGTCGGGCATGGGCTTCATGGCGAGCAAGGAAATCGACCCGACAAAGCCGGATTATGGCTGGACGGACATGGGCGAGGTGATTCACACGGTCAAGAGCGATTCGTACAACGCGATTGACGCGGCGGTGCTGAAGGACAACGATGGAAAGGTCTGGATGGCATTCGGTTCGTGGGGCACGGGCATCCACATTCTTGAACTCGACGAGACGACGGGCAAGGTGAAGGACGGCGCGAAGATGATCAACATCGCGAACCGCGGTGGCTCGGGTATCGAGGGCGCAAGCCTCATTGAGCACAACGGCTACTACTATCTTTTTACGGCGTGGGATAACTGCTGCAAGAAGGGTGCGGACCTTGAGAACAATTCTTACAAGACGACGGTCGGGCGTTCCAAATCGATTACGAGCGGCTATGTCGACAAGTCGGGCAAGAGGCTGCTGGATGGCGGCGGCACGATTCTGCTGAGCCGTTACGGGCGCTACTACGGGCCTGCGGGCGGTGAGGCGTTCCAGGACGTGAACCGCCAGCGCTTTGTGAACCATTACTACGACAAGAATGACGGCGGAAATTCCTACATCCAGGTCCGCGATATCGTCTATACCGACGATGGCTGGCCGGAACTGGGGCAACCGTTCCTCGGGCGTTACCTGAGCGCCGAGGCGGAACATGGA
This window contains:
- a CDS encoding family 43 glycosylhydrolase, producing the protein MMNFGIGKASVVTTAAMLTLAYSAFAADWYAKETRWAGHDPDIIRYEDGYALATTDNHMLMQFSEDALNWKNGEQAMPKFSQWLYKYAPNMIDIWAPDIHYIGGEYRMYYCGSEMGIRSSGMGFMASKEIDPTKPDYGWTDMGEVIHTVKSDSYNAIDAAVLKDNDGKVWMAFGSWGTGIHILELDETTGKVKDGAKMINIANRGGSGIEGASLIEHNGYYYLFTAWDNCCKKGADLENNSYKTTVGRSKSITSGYVDKSGKRLLDGGGTILLSRYGRYYGPAGGEAFQDVNRQRFVNHYYDKNDGGNSYIQVRDIVYTDDGWPELGQPFLGRYLSAEAEHGALTHVDISSSSKASNGEFCAYINYEDSKIRLPMIIPQAGDYLIRYRYDNDWTEDGANGSSHFVSINGKKQEIELPLTGAWSEFPEKSVVYIPTKLKRGSNFIEITKGKHYAELDRLDFLRIIRDTIPANGFDNGIRVRLTDKDEFAIKDGGYAIFENVITDSIVGPGVLVQVKNGAGGTLNIRKESKKGNVISKCELPSAGNESKWIDVRCSNMPELKGVQDFYLTAEGLGGETLLGNIKFDEGPKDTSTTAIKRIVPRDDLLIPARKGYRDLKGRRFDKQIPYRVMF